Genomic DNA from Cloeon dipterum chromosome 3, ieCloDipt1.1, whole genome shotgun sequence:
tttttactctttttatccctgtccgaggaccgggaagggcgcgcactgcactagcacgaatgctgaaacccgggtcccaataacaccgcgaacggataacatgggctcaccaggccgcacagggacccagcccactcaagggccacttgcctccgcaccgaggactgcattgaaacgctagacattcgtcccgtgaagccaaatcacgcatgctggaaaggtgcaaaccagcaagtagcgagtcggcgccggtgcgcctcccagcccgttgagcaatttgagcaattcgagtaactaaactaaccactttttgccatctctgacattgggtagccagtattagatctccgaactgctcaaatacctcccattgctttgacactcctgagaatgccttaacaatgcgagccaacgggctggttgttcttgagggtcaaattaagtgaagtggatatttatttccgaccaaaaatgcagcgcgacgtgcgaagctgaagtagaacttttttttcccgccaaaacaatatgaacgcgAGAAGTATAGCACTCGCAAAAAGACCGCTTGTcttgacttctttgtcagatccagccagttTTGACGCACGCGCATTTTTCACATtcgtattgttttggcgggaaaaagttatacttgtgctacgcacgtcgcgctggactttttagtcggaaaaaatatccatttaacctaattcgaccctcaagattCGATTGGTGTGcgcagaaacttcgtcaaatgcgttatttaagtcaaaaagccaatcagagatCCACTTCCTTCTCTGCGATTGATCATCAATGCTTTTGCCGCCaaattaacggtttttacgtaTCAGCCTTCTCAGCCAAAGATTACCACAACCAAGTGATTCGGCTGGcttacctaatttgacctgCGACCTGCAGCAATCGAttggccaaaaaataaattcttcgtGCTACTTTAATGTATTTGATTGCGTTTTTTCAGCGGAAGGGTTTTATAAACATGCATTGTGGGTAATAGCGCAGAAGAACTACTGCCAATCaacattttccttttgcaGCATGCCGCATGATGACAATTATGTCAAGTTTAATTCAAGTTTACTTCCATGGGCGCCAAAAGCCTTTAACAGCACAAGAGAAAAATCTTTTGCCTGTCTTAGTATAACgtacaaaattgtaaacaaaacaGATTTCCTGAGTCTAgagtttcaagaaaaaaattgttcttcgACGGCACTTGGCATTTGTGAAGTAATTTagtaatttcataaaacaatATACATCTGTTATCTTGCTACAAAATCAGGCTTTTAGAATCCCTTGTGAAATTTGAGAGCGTGTTTAACATATTCTAAGAATATCCTTTTGATTTATACCTAACATAGAACTTCGAGAAGCCCATATTTCTGTACTGCTgtttaatacaaataaatacaaatatacaTATGAAACACTGAGACTCCCATTTACTTCTGATCCTTCCTGTCTTAAAACAACAAGTGATTATATAATGTTTCCGTTTAAAAACCTAGTTTATAAAACCACTATATCAACATGAGGTCTGGAATTTGAGTGTTTGAACTTGTCACGTTACATTCATTTGAATCATACTTAAATTGCTGTGAACAATTAATCAGGAAGAAATTggattcatcattttttttcaagtttacaCAGtacttaattgaaaatgattaaatttaaaagtaatttgtcACTTAATCTAGaacatatatgtataatttagGTCTGGAACTTACTTGGGAAAGTCTGTAAATTATTAGTATACCAAGTAGCGGAGAAATCGACCACAGCTGTTGAAAAACGTAGGTGCATGTCACTATGCCGTCATAGAAAAAATACGCAGCAAACTGAAAACGTGACTATACTTCCGTTGTTGCAATAgcgaacaataaaatatttttcgtccgccaaaatgttgaaaatgagTACGTACGGcgcaagcaaaattttcctcctgATTTTCTTGCAAGTATATTCTGAATTCATGAAGCTAACTTTTTAAGTGCGTCTCTATTTTTCAGGTTGAACATTACGGAGCAGAAACGTGTTTGAATACCAAATTTGTATGTAAATGTTTaagtagttaaaattttgttttaggtttttaattacaatgaGCTCGTCAAATTGTGCATCGCCCATTGCTTTAATTTGACGACGAATGGTGCAAGTCAAAGATGCAACATGCACGAAAAAACTGGAGAAGCGTTGGATGAATACGTTATAAAAGaattccccccccccccccacagtattaataatttattttcagacttCGTCTTGTCCTGACTGCCTAACATTAAACTTCAACTCTGCCCAGGTAATTTGCATCTAAACATCGATCCGTTCGTTTATGGAAATTATGTTTAACTTTATAGGCTAAAACCATGAAATCACTTAATTCTGCAGGTAGgatcaatttttagatttttgtttttttttactaaaaaatattaacatattTAGTGGCAGGCACTTTCAAAAAGATGTGCAACAAAACCATTTATTACGGAACAGCTCTTCCGGTATGATTGATCGCATTCAATGTGCTGCttgtaattaatgaatttgattttaatgttaGGTCGACTTTGAGAAAGTGGCTTACTCTTGCAATTTGCTGATCAGACCAAGCACTCAGTGGGTCCCTGAAACCCCGGACGAGATTAAATGCGTCATCCTGAATCTGCGTGAGTTACGAATGAGCACAGGCAATCCAGCAGAAAAATGGCAGGTTTAATTTTCAGCGGAAGAATATCGTAAAGCATCAGCTTATTTGTGGGTGATCGCGCAGAGAAACTACTGCAGGAAGAAATTTTCGTTCTGCGGTTTGCCGAATGACAGATACGTTGCTCTCAATTCGAGTCTTCTTCCTTGGAACCAAAACAACGCCACTAGCGACAGCACGTCCGCTAAAAACTTCAAGTGCGTcagaattaattacaaattggCAAACAAAACTGAGTTCCAAAGTTTGCAATTTCAAGAAGTTAGTTGCAAGTCTACAGCGCTCGGCGTTtgccaaataattaattaatcgtcAATCTGAGGTGCGGTTTCTATGTTTCTACCTacaattgatttatttgatgaCTTGAGAATCTGGTTTTTTGATGTGGATGATGTGGaccttttattgttaaaatcagCTTGCAGattcaaacaatttgcaaCTTCTCTCAATGATTGATTGTACTTGCAAAAGATTTACTCATAGTCAGCATTCacttttgttaataattaattgaatggtTCATTTTTTGTATGAGTGCTTATGTGTAATTAGTTGGAGTTTCGTCGGAATGTAATTACGTTATTTTATGTACTACCTTACTAAGaaacaaatataatgaaatgaaataatatcgTTCTAATTCgagacttgatttttttaaactcttctTGCCCTTTTAGTTAGAGcgtcatttaataaaaatgaaattaaaacattaaggATGCCGCGTTGCGgaggaaaacattttagaCTGAGCAACGTGTACAGCCTTTTTTGCATGGCTCGATGCGGCACAATGGAGGGTTTATTTGGCACTGCTGACAGAAGAGTAACATTTGTTATTCACCAAGGTCTCGTTCGTGCGGAAACAAAAGCGGGCTGGATGACTTGAACGCCTGCAGCTCATGAAAAATTGCACGTGCAAATTTCCTTTGACGATGAAGCATACGTGTATTTACGCTCAGATAGATAGGCACGTCTGCTGCTGACTGAGAACAacacacaataaataatatcaagtTTTTCTAACTTGAATAGAAACATTTGTCTGACACAcgtgctcacaatcagaagttgaaataaatttacaaataaaaaattgaacagttGGTTCggatgtttataaaaaaaatctattatgttgaaatttcaattgaaattaattttttgtctgtgaTCTACCATCTGCAGGagtagaaaattttgttttacaggATGGGatatattcaataaatttactgAAAACTTACCAAATGCTGAACAAATTTATAGCCTCTGCTTGCGGTTTTTTtagaatcaaaattgaaaagctcagccttatttttaattcaccttattgtttcaattaatcGTATATTAGTGCAatggcaaaatttgcaaacacgtattggtgtaaaataattgactatttatttttcattttatttgcgtATGACTACCAAATTATTGATCCCCAATTTGCCATTGcaccaattttcaattaattgtgacattatagcaaaaattttcGATTATCAACAACGTAAAACTCAGCCAGCAGTAACCGCAGCAAGCGCACTGGGCGAAATTAACAAATTCTGCTGGATGATTTGCATTATCAGGCAGCGCCAGCAGGCCAGTTGGTTCATTTGGCACGGATTAGCAACTGAGCAAATAATCCAGTTTCCACTCTCTCACGCACCGAACCGAGGGCGATAAGGCCTGCATTTGTTTGCACCGTTTCGCGTGTGTGCAGCGCAATTACAGAGGCAGGGGGTTGCTATAATTTCCACGGGGGTGGCGTTCGTTCGCGTGCCGGGGTGGCCGAGGGACCAGCATGCCAAAATTTGATTCCCGCGGCCCGCTCAGCGCGTAATAGACTAacaagtgaaaattattccCCTGATGATGGAATTTATATCATCAAAGCGAGTGAGTCATGCGCGCCACTTACATCCAACAGTTCGATATTCAATTCGCAGCCGCCGTGCGGAgctcatttgaattatttattgtccTCTCGTAAAAATGCGGCGCGTGCCGCCAAAATCGtgatgattaattttcctctgctGTATTATTTGTACTTTTCATGTCGTCATGACGGTTTGCAGCCGTGGTAACtgtaaaatatgatttcttGATGCAAGGAATCCAGCAgtgaaaatgcaacaaaaactTGGCTCCtttcgattttatatttagataCAATTACACCCAGCTTTATCcagaagaaattcaatttagttaaatttttttaatttgttgggagttttttatgtaaaatttatatatatggtaaaaattttgtacaaaacaTTCGATTGTCAACTGAAATAACGATTTTCCAGTGCAATTTTAGTCAAACACGgtaaatgaacaaattttgtcGCTGGCTTGACTGTATTTGAGCTTATCTAACGAGCGGATCGTCTGCAGCAGCACAAAggagcgcgcggcggcggcggcggcggcatcgaAACATTCACACACTTCGCCCTAATGAGCACTGTGCTTCTCACAATAACAGAAGCTAGGGAACGACCCCCTCGAGCAAGGGAGGAAAATTAAACCGTGCCCGAAGTGGAGTTTTTGacttgtatattttttgtgactcGAGAAAAACTGTGTTTGGGGCGATGCGGCGCGTTGATAAGACGAGCCATGGGCTCGAGGCAGGAAAGGTTAAAACATCTGTTTGGAATCAGATGACCGAGAGCAGGTCTAATTTCACACAGCAACCCGGCCCGGGGGTGGCTTTTCGCGTGAGCTCAGGGTAATTGGTCGACGTCGCCGAGCATCGCTCGGGACAATGCATCAAAAAGCGTGCGGCGGCTAATTGGGTTACGGCGCGAGGTGAAATAATTGGGCCTGAAGGGTGGTTTTCCTCCGATGCTCCATTCGGCAACAGCTGCTAAATGCAAGCCATTATCAATTTATGGCAGCCCATCTCGTCTGAAGAAAGTAATTGTGGAAATGAGATGTGATCGTGCGGTGCGGCGCTGCGTTTAGTTGATCAGGTTTTAAGGGAGGAAAGCACGCCTCATCTCTCATGCTACGCAACGGGGAAATTGAGTGGTTTCATTTTCTGACTTTAGatgaaaagaacaaaatatttcataacaGGGAAAGTTACGTATGAGAACATCAGAGCTATGAAACGATAACTAAtgattagttaatttttatataattatttttttaaatttaatttttttactattcagttttcaactttttaaaaaacggACAAAGGGACAAATTGTTGTCCTGATTGTGGGAAACTTTTcagaaaaggggaaattttaattcctgagATAGGGGAGGTTTGAAAGTATtgaaaaaggttatttttagttcagggataaaatcaaaattgcatgaaaaattgattttgaacagTTGAACATGCTGGAAGGTCATCCCTGAGTTCATACAAGACTATCAAAATAGGtaagaaatcgaaccctggcgtcagggtagccctcggcgatcaaatcattaaatttgcatgtgTTGCATCTTTACCGATGCCTAACtggctctgtattggttcgaaCTTCAAGATTTGAAAATAGTTGGAACGGCCAGGTAAAGGGCTTTCAGGGTATGATCAATTCAGCCCTTTGGAAGCAATCAGGGTGCCCAGGAAACGCCCAGAAGTGTCGAAAATCTCAACCCCGAGTACCCATTgagtcaaataattattactattttatCATTAGTggtgagaaataaatattcagatATGCTTCAGTCTTGTCTAATCTCCGCAGTTTAGCAAAGAGGATTCTCTTGTTCAACTTGACACCGCCATCAAATTCGAATAAAACGTGCTTCGCAgcgcaaatcaaatttaacgaCGTCCTAATTCATATTGATCGTCTGCCAGACTCGTTTCCACCCACGGGGCTGTCGTCAAAAGACGATCCCATCTTTTTCCATCTCAAATACGGGCCGAAATGCTTTCTTTTCCGAGCCATTGGCTGCATGGAAAACGCGCGGAGGGAGACGCGAATGGATAAATATAATGCGCAAAGCCGAGATAAAATGCATCTCTCGAACCCTCTCTTCCGCTCTCTCGTGCGCGCAAAAAGAAATGCTTCTGGTCTGGCGGCGTCAAAAACGAAATTTCAATCGCGTGTAACTCCAACCGCGTCAAGTCGAGTGTGAAAACGCGCGTGTGCTTATCAGCCAGTCCAGTCACGTGGTTACACAACATTAAATTCTTTGTGTATATGCAGCTATTTATATGCCGCGTGTTTTCAAATGCAAAGAAATTACGGGCCCATTGACGGAAGGGGGACGGACattgatggaatatcaagCGTGAAAAGAGTTCTGCGGCCCTGCGCTTTGATACACATACCTTGCGCCGCCAGGGGGAGGCCGGAACGTGACTCATtgggtttttaattaaaacgctgGCGCAGAGatgattccaaatttattcatggccagtaaaaatattaatcttgTTTAAGCAGCACACTGCCtcgaaaaacaaagaaaatttcctcCTATCAAAGTGAGCACAAAGAAGAGAATATTCGTCACGAGAAGCACAAACAACCCTTTTGTTTTTGCCCGGGCTGGCGtgtgtaattttatattccaaCTGCAATTTACACACTTTAACAAAGAGACAAAAAGCGCGCGCCGGTCTGTGCGCGAGGTCTGCCGGAGAAGAGAGCGAAGACGCTCCAACCCTTTTCATGCCGTAATGAAGACGTCCCCTTCAAGATAAATCTCGCtggctttttttattttttttttatatcatcCCGCTGCGCGCTGTAAAATTCCGTTCCAGGTTCCAGACGGAGCACGGCGTGTTGCTGCAACCCGCATAGTAAATTCAGGCCCGTCAAATATTTATCCTTTTCAGCAGCAGAATGTGTGGTACATTTTGCAGCATCCTTTTCGTTTGAAGCGCCGGGCCATGTGCAAACATCATGCTGCTTGCACTTCATGAATCGTCTCTCTCGTTCATCAGAGACGATCTGCGCTAGCTTGTTCattagaaaaagaaaaaaatggaccGGCCTCCTGCTGAGCGCGAGCAAACGAAAATGAGGAAGCAGCAAAAGCTATGCTCTGGCGCCAACTCGACATTTTTATTGTCCGTGTTAGCTTAACAATCTCGTGGCAAAATAGAGAGGTTGAAGGTGAGAACTTCGaatcgtaatttttaaacatcatatttattcaaatggacaacgattgaaattaatttgaattgtttaagcagtttgtttgaataaaaatgtctaCTGGTTTTGTTCAGTGATTtcttgcttgatttcgattcctttcgtcggcgtgcgaattatgaggtaaattctggcgaaataaatcatgattttcaataagaaGACAATTATTgatgctcgccgcttgattagccgATTTAAATGACACatttaaggaaaatatttacaaatattctCAATTTTCGTTTCGTAGTTGTTGTGACATATATTTCAGCTtaccagaaataaaattcaattagctCTGAACAgctatttaaaatcgaatAACGTCGTAATGTGCTGCTACTTTGGGGGCCGCAAATCGTGATTCAGAGCTTGCGTGCTGCATGCGAAAGCAATGGAGTGAGTGAGCACTCAAGTAGCAAAGTTTGCTCGAAACAGCGCAGCAGCTTTTTGGCTCGCGGAATTGCAGATGTGGCGATTAACGCTTTGAATTCGTGACCTGCTCGACCCGAGCAAAGCGGCAGCAGCGGAAGTGACCGCAAACACGTGTCGGATTTTGCTCTGCGCTGCCTTCCGTGATTTGCGAAAAGTGAATTATGTATCTGTGAGCCGGCATGGGCACGGCATGTGCAGATTACGCGGTCGACGTTGCTATTTCGGGACGCGCACCCCTCAGTTTCCGGTTGTTATATTACGCAAATTTTACTAACAGTTGGATATAggtgtaattaaatattgccttaatcaaaataaaaagcttaaaacaaaaaaaaactgaaactaAGGTTTTGaccgaaaataattagaaaataaccTCTAAGGTATGATATTTTCAAACTTCCTATAAAGGTATGCcgatgtttttgttttctttcgaGGCACTACCACcgtgtaataataaaaacaaggCGTTCTGCCTtcaaagtgcaaaaaatgtgACAGGAAATTCCGTTTTCTCCGTGCAAGAAGAAACTTGAAAGTTTGTTTACTCCCGATGGGGCCGTCTGGTGCTAAGAGAGTAAGCGCTGCtggtaattaaattagcataaAAATCTGGTCCGTCGGCTcggcgagcgagtgagcgagctaTATAGCAATTCGCACCGCCGCTGCAATACATATATGGCCCAGATGGCAGGGCGGAATTCGGACCAAACGAACTGGCAGCTTCCATCCTGCGTCGACCGTCGACGGCGTCGACCGCCCATCTCAATCATCCGCGTGCAGGCAAGAAAACCAGCTTATGAGCTCCATCAATCACGAGGCAACACACACGAAATTACCTCCCACCAAGAAATTGGACAAGTTTTGACGAGTCAGACGAGACGGACCGGTGTGGACCAGTTTTGGACGGTCCAAATCCGGTGCTTAAACTCGTCCTCTTTGTCCTGTCCAATAGTGGATGAGTCGAGTCAAGACCAGTTTTaggacatttgaaaataataatggtttaaattaaattaattttgaatttgagggCGGCAAAGTGGTCCTTGTGAGAAGTAGTTATATATACAACCATCGAAAAGGTGGAtatccttttatttaaaagtggtttAAAACTCATCCAAGGATGAGTCGAGTCAAGTCAAGTCCAGTTTAGGACATGTCGACTGTGTCCAATTAGAGACGAGTCAAGTCGAGACCGATTTcagacatttgaaaataataatggtataaattaaattaattttgaatttgagagtGGCAAAATGGTCCTTGTGCGAAGTAGCTATAATTTCCACCATTGAAACggttaatttccttttatttaaaagtggtttCAAACCCATCCAAGGACGAGTCGAGTCAAGTCAAGTCCAGCTTAGGACATGTCGACTGTGTCCgctcaaagacgagtcaagTCGAGACTAGTTTCGgacatttccaaaattttgtagtttagaatttaaaattttgaaatctaagAGCAACACATTGGTCCTTTTAAGTTCAAAAACTAAGtttgtcaataaaaaaaggagattTCCCATGTTTTCAAAGTGGTTCATAATTGGTGCAAAGAAAAGTCGAGTCGAGTCGAGTCCAGATTTTGACATCTTGAATTTAGCAACTTTAGAACGAGACAAGTGAAGAAATATTTGGACAAAATAGTGTGATTTTATGATTGCATCGCTAACTTTGAaataaagtgcagaaaaaGCACCAAAAGAACGCTTCGGACGCGATCTCAGGTTGgggtaccctgagaaaggttgtcAGGGTATTGCCCATGGAAGCCGAGCCAAAGACCTATCTGATGAGGGGTCATGGTCGAGGATAGCACGAGCGGTGAAAATTTGCGGGGGGAAAAACATCGTCGAACGCGATTTACTCGAGGAGCTCCTGCGAAGCCCTTACGGGTCCGTCGCGCCCAAAACTCTCGTCACCCAAGATAATTTTCGAAGGTGCACAACCTGCGCTGGGATTCACCCGCGGTTGGAAAAAAGCAGGCACGCGCGccgaattataaattttaagtagcgtaaatttcgtaaatttcagCCATTTTATAATAGATTTCATAAGAACGGAAATAGGATAGCTATGCATGCAGCTGcattatttcctcattttcggAAATCCCGCCACCTCGCCAGAATAGTCGAAGCCTTGATTCAAactttgaaacttttgaaaaacacgCGCACTATCGCACTAGCTGCAGCGAGCCAATGAGCGCGGTCCGGTCACTTCACttgcgtgctgctgctgcgctgtaGACGAGAGTTAGTCATTATCACTAGTCAGCCGAGCCGACCGGAGCATGCGGAGACCGCGAACCGCGCGAGTGCTATGAGGAAAAGCCGTTGGATGTCGGCTcgtcaaattttgccaattttcggCCGAATTTTCGCCCTCGAGTCGACCAGCAAGAAGCCAAGGATGTAGGACAAGCTGTTTTATCCGCAAATAACCCCAGGTAAGGACTTGCTATTATgctatttgtttattttgttctcgCCGCTGgttcaaagttaaaatgtcTGTTTCGCCGAtttgtttgttattaattaattatttgtcccATTTTTCTTACAGAC
This window encodes:
- the LOC135940174 gene encoding uncharacterized protein LOC135940174, with product MCNKTIFYNSPIPGNFENFVYLCHSQERPSKHWLPKSMEEIMCVIRNLPEGFYKHALWVIAQKNYCQSTFSFCSMPHDDNYVKFNSSLLPWAPKAFNSTREKSFACLSITYKIVNKTDFLSLEFQEKNCSSTALGICEVI
- the LOC135940591 gene encoding uncharacterized protein LOC135940591; amino-acid sequence: MHEKTGEALDEYTSSCPDCLTLNFNSAQAKTMKSLNSAVAGTFKKMCNKTIYYGTALPVDFEKVAYSCNLLIRPSTQWVPETPDEIKCVILNLPEEYRKASAYLWVIAQRNYCRKKFSFCGLPNDRYVALNSSLLPWNQNNATSDSTSAKNFKCVRINYKLANKTEFQSLQFQEVSCKSTALGVCQIIN